One Vibrio penaeicida DNA segment encodes these proteins:
- a CDS encoding Cro/CI family transcriptional regulator, which yields MKKQDTIKYFGSATNLAKALDITLPSVSQWKNVIPEKQALKLEKITNGALRYDATLYVKTA from the coding sequence ATGAAGAAACAAGACACAATTAAGTATTTTGGCAGCGCAACCAATTTAGCTAAGGCACTCGATATTACTCTACCTTCAGTATCTCAATGGAAGAATGTCATTCCTGAGAAACAAGCACTTAAGTTAGAGAAAATCACTAATGGTGCTTTGAGGTACGACGCTACTTTATATGTGAAGACAGCTTAG
- a CDS encoding LexA family protein, translated as MDTSDRIKQRMNASGLRAVDVAKLTGASKGTVSQWLNGIAKPSGGYILALSKALDCQADWLLSGKGAPNNFAISNVRSESDLAGSYPLLSWTQARQVGGDFDFNLEDNTRYRCPVSCSDSTFVLKVQGVSMQPIFNDGDLIFIDPEADKTNGKYVIAIIEGEEEVTFRQLIIEGKRLFLKPNNPNWPEQLVPIEESFILGVIIFGGRTF; from the coding sequence ATGGACACATCAGATCGTATAAAACAAAGAATGAATGCTTCTGGTCTACGTGCAGTCGACGTAGCTAAATTAACAGGGGCATCAAAGGGCACTGTGAGTCAGTGGCTTAATGGGATTGCTAAACCCAGTGGTGGTTACATTCTTGCATTGTCAAAAGCACTTGATTGTCAGGCTGATTGGTTACTTTCAGGAAAGGGAGCCCCCAATAACTTTGCTATATCAAATGTTAGGAGCGAATCTGACTTGGCAGGAAGTTACCCACTGCTGAGTTGGACTCAAGCCAGACAGGTTGGAGGAGACTTCGACTTCAACTTAGAAGACAATACCAGATATAGATGCCCTGTTTCCTGTAGTGACAGTACGTTTGTACTCAAAGTTCAGGGGGTTAGCATGCAGCCTATCTTTAATGATGGAGACTTAATTTTTATTGACCCTGAAGCAGACAAAACTAATGGAAAGTATGTCATTGCAATCATAGAAGGCGAAGAAGAAGTAACCTTTCGGCAGCTTATCATTGAGGGCAAACGCTTATTCCTAAAGCCTAATAATCCCAATTGGCCTGAGCAATTGGTTCCTATAGAAGAGAGTTTTATCCTTGGAGTGATAATCTTTGGTGGTCGCACCTTCTAA
- a CDS encoding replication protein, protein MNAQVENIVVFPKSEQETARKASLKEGYYQVANQIGLALCKVSLSSRESRLVQAILFKTFGYHKSSDWICYDQLSELTGIDRSNIGKVKASLIHRRILLRDGKKIGINPATSQWVMNIRNGSTRSAQRETQPLSGTSEEEKRVRIDSCQSQKRLKKSLSDSAQKESELTFEKVEIDSQKSQFRPPQKKNTLQNTNRKKINKKKNPIPPDKKPLLPPAVDFSVFENITPEQVSEIKRIRKSNKGGPISQRVANQLAKEFVQARQYGFSLEDCLTEWESRGWKSFKAAWVAPKERYHSKPYPDFHSGDTSWAKDLGW, encoded by the coding sequence ATGAATGCTCAAGTTGAAAATATCGTTGTATTCCCCAAAAGTGAACAGGAAACCGCACGCAAAGCATCGCTAAAAGAGGGCTATTATCAGGTCGCGAATCAAATTGGATTGGCCTTGTGCAAAGTCTCATTAAGCAGTCGGGAAAGCCGATTGGTTCAGGCGATCTTGTTTAAGACCTTTGGATACCACAAATCTTCAGATTGGATTTGTTATGACCAACTGAGCGAGCTGACAGGAATCGACAGAAGTAATATCGGTAAGGTGAAAGCCTCATTGATTCACCGCCGGATCTTACTGCGTGATGGTAAGAAAATTGGCATCAATCCCGCGACATCGCAGTGGGTAATGAATATCAGAAATGGCTCAACTCGGTCAGCTCAAAGAGAAACCCAACCTTTAAGCGGGACGTCTGAGGAAGAAAAAAGAGTCAGAATCGACTCATGTCAGAGTCAAAAACGACTCAAAAAGTCTCTCTCGGACAGCGCACAAAAAGAGTCAGAATTGACTTTCGAAAAAGTCGAAATTGACTCACAGAAGAGTCAGTTTCGACCCCCACAAAAGAAAAACACTCTACAAAATACAAATAGAAAAAAAATAAATAAAAAAAAGAACCCCATTCCTCCAGACAAAAAACCGCTCCTTCCACCTGCTGTGGATTTTTCCGTATTCGAAAACATCACTCCAGAGCAGGTTTCTGAAATCAAACGGATCCGAAAATCCAACAAAGGCGGTCCCATTAGCCAACGTGTCGCTAACCAGCTTGCCAAGGAATTCGTTCAAGCCAGACAGTACGGATTCTCTTTGGAGGACTGCCTGACCGAGTGGGAATCTCGAGGGTGGAAGTCTTTCAAAGCAGCATGGGTTGCCCCTAAAGAGCGTTACCACTCAAAACCTTATCCCGACTTTCACAGCGGTGATACCAGCTGGGCGAAAGATCTCG